A region of the Arenibacter antarcticus genome:
GTCCTTTATATGTTGTTGTTCATTATTGGTTCTTTGGGCTTGGGAGCGCTTGGGCTCGATTTTGTGAGTGCTATAGGTGGTGCTGCTTCCTCCTTAGGAAATGTGGGACCTGCTTTTGGAGATCTAAATCCATTAAGTAATTATAATAGTTTACCTGCTTTTGGGAAATGGTGGTGCGGGATCTTAATGTTGTTGGGAAGATTGGAACTTTTTACAGTGCTGATTTTGATAACTCCCTATTTTTGGAAAAAGGTTTAAGGTCAGCTGTAGGGGTATTCGATAGATGTTAGGGATTAGATCTGCTAAGGATACTATAAAACTATTAAAACATAAAAAAATGGACATCGGTTAGATGTCCATTTTGTTTTTTCTGCTTTTGGATAGGTTTTATAAAACCGCTTTTATCCTTGCTATTGCTTCCCTTAATTCCTTTTCGGAAGCTGCATAGGAAATTCTAATGCAATTGTCATTTCCAAAGGCTTCGCCGGTTACGGTGGCTACATTGGCCTTTTCCAATAGGTATAGTGAGAAATCAGAGGCGGTATTGATCTTGGTCCCATTAAGTGTTTTCCCAAAGAAGCTGGAAATATCTGGGAATACATAAAATGCGCCTTCTGGTATGTTTAAGTTGAATCCTTTTATTTCGCCCAACAGTTCCAGAACTAGGTCACGTCTTTTGTGAAATTCATCGATCATGAATTTTATAGATGATACTGGGGCGTTTAAAGCGGCAATAGTGGCGCGTTGTGCAATTGAGTTGGCACCACTGGTAATTTGTCCTTGAAATTTGTTGCAGGCCTTTGCTATCCACTCTGGTCCGCCAATATATCCAATACGCCAGCCAGTCATGGCAAACGCTTTAGATACTCCGTTTACGGTTACCGTACGATCGTACATACCTTCTATATTGGCAATACTTACGTGGGTTCCCCTAAAGTTGATATGCTCATATATTTCGTCAGAAACCACAAAAATATTCGGGTGCTTGCGCAATACTTCTGCCAAGCCTTCCAATTCCTCTTTACTGTATACAGATCCACTTGGATTACAAGGGGAGCTAAACCACATCATTTTAGTTTTTGGAGTGATAGCTTTTTCTAACTGTTCAGGAGTCATTTTAAAATCGGTATCTATGCTCGTTGGCACTTCAACAGGAACTCCTTCCGCTAATTTTACAATATCGCTATAACTTACCCAATAAGGTGCTGGGAGAATAACCTCGTCACCGTGGTTCAACATTACCATGGCAATGTTGGCCAAAGATTGCTTAGCGCCTGTAGATACTACTATCTGATTCAGCGCGTAGGTAAGGCCATTGTCTCTTTTAAACTTATTGGCTACGGCTTGCTTCAGATCTACGTACCCGTCTACCGGGGAGTAGCTACTGTAGTTCTGGTCTATAGCTTCTTTCGCTGCCTCTTTAATGAATTCTGGAATGTTGAAATCTGGTTCTCCCAGGCTAAGGCCAATAATGTCTTTGCCTTCGCTTTTTAATTCTCTTGCTTTTGCGGCCATAGCTAAAGTGGCCGAAGTGGACATGGAGTTAATCCTATCGGATAAGTGGTTCTTCATTTCTGTATTAGGTTTACTGATATTGTACTTCTGGATTTTGGCCCAACTTTTTCAAATGTTTGAAGTGCGAAATTATAGCTTTTCTCGTAGTTTTATATTCATGGTATGGCAAATTAAACTCATTTGCTGTCTCTTTAACAATTTTGGCAATATTTGTGTAATGAATATGGCTTATGTTAGGGAAGATATGGTGCTCCACCTGATGATTAAGTCCGCCAGTGAACCAGTTTACAATTCGGTTTTTGGTGCCGAAATTCACGGTGGTGAACAATTGGTGAATGGCCCAAGTGTTTTTCATGGAGCCATCTTCTGCCGGTAAGGGCGTGTCTGCAGCATCTACCACATGTGCTAATTGAAAAACAACGCTTAAAATAACTCCGGCAACATAATGCATGATAAAGAATCCTATTAAAATTTTCCACCAAGCAATGCTAAGGAATGCCATAGGAATAACGATCCATATAGTTAGGTAAATAAGTTTGGTAACCACAAGCATGCTCCAGTTTAAAGCTGGACTTGGGAATTTACCGTAGGATAATTTTCTTTTAGTGTAACGGTACATTTGTTGGAAATCGGTGGTAATTGCCCAGTTAAAGGTTAAAAGACCGTAAAGGAGTATAGAATAAAAATGTTGGAATTTATGAAATTTATGCCATTTGGCATGTTTGGAGAACCTTAGTATTCTTCCTGCTTCCAAATCTTCATCGTGTTCGTGTATATTGGTGTAGGTGTGGTGAAGTACGTTATGCTGCACCTGCCAATTGTAAACATTCCCAGCGAGGATGT
Encoded here:
- a CDS encoding acyl-CoA desaturase, producing MDNKTIRFSRKDSAQFFKILNKRVNDYFKENNLKKTGNWKLHVKTAIMFALFLAPYFLILTLGLPNWANLLLTIVMGIGMAGVGMNVMHDGNHGSYSNKKWVNKIMGGSIYILAGNVYNWQVQHNVLHHTYTNIHEHDEDLEAGRILRFSKHAKWHKFHKFQHFYSILLYGLLTFNWAITTDFQQMYRYTKRKLSYGKFPSPALNWSMLVVTKLIYLTIWIVIPMAFLSIAWWKILIGFFIMHYVAGVILSVVFQLAHVVDAADTPLPAEDGSMKNTWAIHQLFTTVNFGTKNRIVNWFTGGLNHQVEHHIFPNISHIHYTNIAKIVKETANEFNLPYHEYKTTRKAIISHFKHLKKLGQNPEVQYQ
- a CDS encoding pyridoxal phosphate-dependent aminotransferase, with the translated sequence MKNHLSDRINSMSTSATLAMAAKARELKSEGKDIIGLSLGEPDFNIPEFIKEAAKEAIDQNYSSYSPVDGYVDLKQAVANKFKRDNGLTYALNQIVVSTGAKQSLANIAMVMLNHGDEVILPAPYWVSYSDIVKLAEGVPVEVPTSIDTDFKMTPEQLEKAITPKTKMMWFSSPCNPSGSVYSKEELEGLAEVLRKHPNIFVVSDEIYEHINFRGTHVSIANIEGMYDRTVTVNGVSKAFAMTGWRIGYIGGPEWIAKACNKFQGQITSGANSIAQRATIAALNAPVSSIKFMIDEFHKRRDLVLELLGEIKGFNLNIPEGAFYVFPDISSFFGKTLNGTKINTASDFSLYLLEKANVATVTGEAFGNDNCIRISYAASEKELREAIARIKAVL